In Frondihabitans sp. PAMC 28766, a genomic segment contains:
- a CDS encoding DUF1275 family protein, which yields MIDATSILGLGRVFVANMTGNVVFIGFALAGAPGYSIWGSLVALAAFLVGASGGGSLIARTASNRGVLLRNSLAIQCVLFAAALVVAIAAVASGASSGVRGSATLPIGDQVVILACAALALGFQNSVVRQLAVPDMTTTVLTMTLTGIGSDLRKGDRRTASRRIVAVLAMLVGAFVGALLVLSLGSVAGLALALALLVVTFGGAAAASRRDAAWQHA from the coding sequence GTGATCGACGCCACCAGCATCCTGGGGCTCGGCCGGGTCTTCGTCGCCAACATGACGGGCAACGTCGTCTTCATCGGGTTCGCCCTGGCCGGCGCGCCGGGCTATTCGATCTGGGGGTCGCTCGTGGCGCTGGCCGCCTTCCTCGTCGGGGCGAGCGGCGGCGGCTCGCTCATCGCCCGCACGGCGTCGAACCGCGGCGTGCTGCTGCGCAACTCGCTGGCGATCCAGTGCGTGCTGTTCGCCGCGGCACTCGTGGTGGCGATCGCGGCAGTGGCCTCGGGGGCGAGCAGCGGGGTGCGTGGGTCGGCCACCCTGCCGATCGGCGACCAGGTCGTGATCCTGGCCTGCGCGGCTCTGGCCCTGGGGTTCCAGAACTCCGTCGTGCGACAGCTTGCCGTGCCCGACATGACCACCACTGTGCTGACGATGACCTTGACGGGCATCGGCTCGGACCTGCGGAAGGGCGATCGACGCACGGCCTCCCGGCGCATCGTCGCGGTGCTGGCGATGCTGGTGGGCGCCTTCGTGGGGGCGCTGCTGGTGCTGTCGCTGGGCAGCGTCGCCGGGCTCGCACTGGCGCTCGCGCTGCTCGTGGTGACGTTCGGCGGGGCAGCCGCGGCGAGCCGACGCGACGCCGCGTGGCAGCACGCCTGA
- a CDS encoding PIG-L family deacetylase produces the protein MTPYVRIARRRLARLAAQARAARQQQQQRAAAAVSTLPSASASVSVGGTLRILAHQDDDLLFQSLSLQADVDERTPMTTVYLTAGDDDDEEWYWKAREAGVRAAYAAMLGVGDVWLDEERSLSVGPGAPAIPVAQATLAAAPRVRLLFLRLPDGGVDGAGGRRSGGASLRRLWEGGQSTITAVDGSATHTLASLHAALRSIMDETRPTRILTLDHIGAFGDGDHSDHHVAAYLAERVHAEGRPAGSGAPSFAGYRGYTLERFPANLSSKQIAAKEAAFFVYAQSDWKTCATERACMVRPEGAWLTREYEVSRVTA, from the coding sequence ATGACGCCCTACGTCCGAATTGCGAGGCGCCGCCTGGCGCGCCTCGCAGCGCAAGCCCGAGCGGCGAGGCAGCAGCAGCAGCAGCGGGCTGCGGCCGCCGTGTCGACGCTGCCCTCGGCCTCGGCCTCGGTGTCGGTCGGCGGCACGCTGCGCATCCTCGCGCACCAGGACGACGACCTGCTCTTCCAGAGCCTCAGCCTTCAGGCAGACGTCGACGAGCGCACCCCGATGACGACCGTGTACCTGACGGCGGGAGACGACGACGACGAGGAGTGGTACTGGAAGGCGCGCGAGGCCGGCGTCCGCGCCGCCTACGCCGCCATGCTCGGAGTCGGCGACGTCTGGCTCGACGAGGAGCGCTCTCTGTCCGTCGGACCCGGCGCACCGGCCATCCCGGTCGCGCAGGCGACCCTGGCCGCGGCCCCACGGGTGCGCCTGCTGTTCCTGCGCCTGCCAGACGGCGGCGTCGACGGCGCGGGCGGCCGGCGGTCGGGCGGCGCGAGCCTGCGGCGGCTGTGGGAGGGCGGCCAGTCGACCATCACCGCCGTCGACGGCAGTGCCACCCACACCCTGGCCAGCCTGCACGCCGCGCTGCGTTCGATCATGGACGAGACCCGGCCGACCCGCATCCTGACGCTCGATCACATCGGCGCTTTCGGCGACGGCGACCACAGCGACCACCACGTCGCGGCCTACCTCGCCGAGCGTGTCCATGCCGAGGGGCGGCCGGCCGGGTCGGGCGCGCCGAGCTTCGCGGGGTACCGCGGCTACACGCTCGAGCGCTTTCCTGCGAACCTCAGCTCGAAGCAGATCGCGGCGAAGGAGGCGGCCTTCTTCGTCTATGCGCAATCCGACTGGAAGACCTGCGCCACCGAGCGGGCCTGCATGGTGCGGCCCGAAGGCGCCTGGCTGACCCGCGAGTACGAAGTGAGCCGGGTGACCGCCTAG
- a CDS encoding glycosyltransferase family 4 protein: MVLDSRHATAGGHGSRRRDPRARLRILTSTEFLEPVGGIELCLDEDTRALVADGHAVEILYARDGSMRRGFEAEGVRMTGPFSFLFRPNHALRDLARFVRAARAARRSHADVLWLNRPEYLVWGQVVARIARLPLVVHLHHAPNYNNLGLLSRRVARFVAVSDYMKQEWVDRGIPEDRVAVVPNAVPPDKYPFADLSDEAEAKIALGVDPGTRVALYLGRLVESKGVATLLDAWRGLGLAPSKAVLVLAGSDADGPIAQLLSAMPEGSVRVLPVQSDVLPLLTAADVVVSPSIAPEGFGRVLVEAMSTGRPAIGTRQGGMVDVLTGEMAPMLVIPGDAEGLATRLSQLLDWHESDPLLGLRCRAFVETHFSYERHVDDLENVLMAASAARKAPVNR; the protein is encoded by the coding sequence GTGGTGCTCGATTCGAGGCATGCGACCGCCGGCGGGCACGGAAGCCGCCGGCGCGACCCGCGTGCCCGCTTGCGCATCCTGACGTCGACCGAGTTCTTGGAGCCGGTCGGCGGCATCGAGCTGTGCCTCGACGAGGACACCCGCGCGCTCGTGGCCGACGGCCACGCCGTCGAGATCCTCTATGCGCGTGACGGGTCGATGCGGCGGGGCTTCGAAGCCGAAGGCGTCAGGATGACGGGTCCGTTCTCGTTCCTGTTCCGGCCGAACCACGCGCTGCGCGACCTCGCCCGTTTCGTGCGCGCCGCCCGCGCCGCTCGCCGCTCCCACGCCGACGTGCTCTGGCTCAACCGCCCGGAGTACCTCGTCTGGGGTCAGGTCGTCGCGCGGATCGCACGGCTGCCACTCGTCGTGCACCTGCATCACGCCCCCAATTACAACAACCTCGGCCTTCTCTCGCGGAGGGTCGCCCGGTTCGTCGCCGTCTCCGACTACATGAAGCAGGAGTGGGTCGATCGCGGCATCCCGGAAGACCGCGTCGCCGTCGTGCCGAACGCCGTGCCGCCCGACAAGTACCCCTTCGCCGACCTCTCCGACGAGGCCGAGGCCAAGATCGCCCTCGGCGTCGACCCCGGCACGCGCGTCGCGCTCTACCTCGGCCGCCTGGTCGAGAGCAAGGGCGTGGCGACGCTGCTCGACGCGTGGCGCGGCCTCGGCCTCGCCCCGTCGAAGGCGGTCCTGGTGCTCGCGGGCTCGGACGCCGACGGGCCCATCGCGCAGCTGCTGTCGGCGATGCCCGAGGGCTCCGTGCGCGTCCTGCCCGTGCAGAGCGATGTGCTGCCGCTGCTCACCGCGGCAGACGTCGTCGTCTCGCCCTCGATCGCGCCCGAAGGCTTCGGCCGCGTGCTGGTCGAGGCGATGTCGACCGGTCGCCCCGCCATCGGCACGCGCCAGGGCGGAATGGTCGACGTGCTCACGGGCGAGATGGCGCCGATGCTCGTCATCCCCGGCGACGCGGAGGGCCTGGCGACCCGGCTGTCGCAGCTGCTCGACTGGCACGAGAGCGACCCGCTGCTGGGCCTCCGTTGCCGCGCCTTCGTCGAGACGCACTTCTCGTACGAGAGGCACGTCGACGACCTCGAGAACGTCCTGATGGCTGCGAGCGCAGCCCGGAAAGCACCAGTGAACCGATGA
- a CDS encoding glycosyltransferase family 2 protein, translating into MPSVSVVVCTMVAREDDLRQLLTGLARQQYEGEHEFILVDNRVVDPEFDILPGLLEPYPHIRVVHQRKAGIAAARNAGLAAARYDVVAYTDDDVRVDDNWLRVIGERFSRRDRIDVMTGMILPAELETPAQFWFERYYGGFSGERLFAPALLRAVDDVPRLIRGSRIAAYGADGFESARFAVYGVGAYGAGANMSYRRESLIAAGGFDNALGTGTPALGGEDLATLMTMLWRGDKLAFEPGAVVHHRHRQSLRELESQLHGYGLGFTALLFALTAADPRHLLGLGWQVPLASVTMVKQTIGRVVTRSRGTAGPQQTAVEQALDTGYPASLVFDELSGYPKGPLAYLRSRRWWKSTQALKAAPEVVREGTSVGARA; encoded by the coding sequence ATGCCGAGCGTCTCGGTCGTGGTCTGCACGATGGTGGCTCGCGAAGACGACCTGCGGCAGCTGCTCACGGGCCTTGCCCGCCAGCAGTACGAGGGCGAGCACGAGTTCATCCTGGTCGACAACCGAGTCGTCGACCCCGAGTTCGACATCCTGCCGGGCCTCCTCGAGCCGTACCCGCACATTCGCGTGGTGCACCAGCGGAAGGCCGGCATCGCGGCCGCCCGCAACGCCGGCCTCGCCGCCGCGCGCTACGACGTCGTCGCCTACACCGACGACGACGTGCGGGTCGACGACAACTGGCTGCGGGTGATCGGCGAGCGCTTCTCGCGCCGCGACCGCATCGACGTGATGACCGGCATGATCCTGCCGGCCGAGCTCGAGACACCGGCGCAGTTCTGGTTCGAGCGCTATTACGGCGGCTTCAGCGGCGAGCGCCTCTTCGCGCCCGCCCTCCTGCGCGCCGTCGACGACGTGCCGCGCCTGATCCGCGGGTCGCGCATCGCGGCGTACGGGGCCGACGGGTTCGAGTCCGCCCGCTTCGCCGTCTACGGCGTCGGGGCGTACGGCGCAGGGGCCAACATGTCGTACCGTCGCGAATCGCTGATCGCCGCGGGCGGCTTCGACAACGCTCTCGGCACAGGCACCCCGGCTCTCGGCGGCGAAGACCTGGCCACCCTGATGACGATGCTCTGGCGAGGCGACAAGCTCGCCTTCGAGCCCGGCGCCGTGGTGCATCACCGGCACCGGCAGTCGCTCCGCGAGCTCGAGAGCCAGCTGCACGGCTACGGCCTCGGCTTCACGGCGTTGCTGTTCGCCCTCACCGCGGCCGATCCGCGCCACCTGCTGGGCCTCGGCTGGCAGGTGCCGCTCGCCTCCGTGACGATGGTCAAGCAGACGATCGGCCGCGTCGTCACCCGCTCGCGCGGCACGGCCGGCCCGCAGCAGACCGCTGTCGAGCAGGCCCTCGACACCGGCTACCCCGCGTCGCTCGTCTTCGACGAGCTCAGCGGCTACCCCAAGGGCCCCCTCGCCTATCTCCGCAGCCGACGCTGGTGGAAGTCGACGCAGGCGCTCAAAGCCGCACCCGAGGTCGTCCGCGAGGGCACCTCGGTCGGCGCGAGGGCGTGA
- a CDS encoding lipopolysaccharide biosynthesis protein codes for MSAPETAEMSQAAPVSGAARTGEQSPAEQAAEHGTEQTTEPTNSGLFGRGLLYVVVWSLQLLGSTIVSPILAHLLGPTQFGSLATAIALYQVLSVVALLGLDQALVLQRAEDGDARDSRGLVAVAVVISFLVTALALLTSPIWGGALGFTAEPKLVILVILWTGPSAAVQVMLSLLIAEDRLRTFSIVSVLSAVGGSFVGLILLVTIPGSDAITYAWGGVVCQFLAMFVGFAVTKPRIRGLWQWKVTGRAITLGIPLALGSLAYFVLNAGDRVIVQRDLGATEVGRYQVAYVVGSAVILLLNFTNSAWTPQFARLRSEVARYALAMRSRDELYRLLMPITLAVTLVSPLALRILAPASFKPNDLTLVVFIVALTAFPVAASGATDRLLIVQRRGKTLGALAGVAAVVNIAVNLVLVPIMGITGAALATLVAYSVLAILQLRALRGWRRGSTGRRAATKPPWRGPSATITLMIFASVLVAGASILLPQTLAWNLGRTAAALACLPWFLVRLRSARSAGDATESTSISDDSDGAPETPADVHTTGGTPA; via the coding sequence ATGAGCGCGCCCGAGACGGCCGAGATGTCGCAGGCCGCACCCGTCTCCGGCGCCGCCCGGACGGGCGAGCAGTCGCCTGCCGAGCAGGCTGCCGAGCACGGCACCGAGCAGACCACCGAGCCGACGAACTCCGGCCTCTTCGGCCGCGGCCTGCTCTACGTGGTGGTCTGGTCGCTGCAGCTGCTCGGCTCGACGATCGTGTCGCCAATCCTGGCGCACCTGCTCGGCCCGACCCAGTTCGGCTCGCTCGCCACGGCGATCGCGCTCTACCAGGTGCTCAGCGTCGTGGCCCTCCTGGGGCTCGACCAGGCGCTCGTGCTGCAGCGCGCCGAAGACGGCGACGCCCGTGACTCCCGCGGTCTCGTCGCCGTGGCCGTCGTCATCTCCTTCCTCGTCACGGCGCTCGCACTCCTGACGTCGCCGATCTGGGGCGGTGCCCTCGGCTTCACGGCCGAGCCGAAGCTCGTGATCCTCGTGATCCTGTGGACGGGGCCGTCGGCCGCCGTTCAGGTGATGCTCTCGCTGCTGATCGCCGAGGACCGCCTCCGCACCTTCTCGATCGTCAGCGTGCTGAGCGCCGTCGGCGGCTCGTTCGTCGGGCTGATCCTGCTCGTCACCATCCCCGGCTCCGACGCGATCACCTACGCCTGGGGCGGCGTCGTCTGCCAGTTCCTCGCGATGTTCGTCGGTTTCGCGGTCACGAAGCCCAGGATCCGCGGGCTCTGGCAGTGGAAGGTCACCGGGCGTGCGATCACCCTGGGCATTCCGCTCGCGCTCGGGTCGCTCGCCTACTTCGTGCTCAACGCGGGTGACCGCGTGATCGTGCAGCGCGACCTCGGGGCGACCGAGGTGGGTCGCTACCAGGTGGCCTACGTGGTCGGCTCCGCGGTGATCCTGCTGCTAAACTTCACGAACTCGGCGTGGACGCCGCAGTTCGCGAGACTCCGCAGCGAGGTCGCCCGGTACGCCCTGGCGATGCGGTCGCGCGACGAGCTCTACCGTCTGCTGATGCCGATCACGCTGGCCGTGACCCTCGTGTCGCCTCTCGCGCTGCGGATCCTGGCTCCGGCGAGCTTCAAGCCGAACGACCTCACCCTCGTCGTCTTCATCGTGGCGCTCACCGCCTTCCCGGTCGCCGCGAGCGGCGCCACCGACCGGCTGCTGATCGTGCAGCGGCGCGGCAAGACGCTCGGCGCGCTCGCCGGCGTGGCAGCGGTCGTCAACATCGCCGTCAACCTCGTGCTCGTGCCGATCATGGGCATCACCGGGGCGGCTCTGGCCACGCTCGTGGCGTACAGCGTGCTCGCGATCCTGCAGCTGCGAGCCCTCCGTGGCTGGCGGCGCGGCTCGACCGGGCGTCGAGCGGCGACGAAGCCGCCCTGGCGCGGGCCGTCCGCGACCATCACCCTCATGATCTTCGCGTCCGTGCTCGTCGCCGGCGCCTCCATCCTGCTTCCGCAGACCCTCGCCTGGAACCTCGGGCGCACGGCCGCGGCGCTCGCCTGTCTGCCCTGGTTCCTCGTCCGGCTCCGGTCGGCGCGGAGCGCGGGCGACGCCACCGAATCCACTTCCATCTCTGACGACTCCGACGGTGCGCCCGAAACGCCCGCCGACGTCCACACCACCGGGGGGACCCCAGCATGA
- a CDS encoding D-2-hydroxyacid dehydrogenase family protein — translation MRARLTILDDYQSVALASADWSAVADSHDIDVVTTHLDGDELISRLEASEIVVAMRERTAFPASVLAQLPDLKLLVTTGMANAAIDLSAAHEQGVVVSGTGGSGREVAELTMGLIVSLARHIITEDRSMHEGGWQHTVGTRIEGKTLGLVGLGKQGAWAAELANAFRMRVVAWSPHLTPARAAAHGATAVSKEELFATSDFVSVHMPLTDSTRGLIGAEELATMKETAYIVNTSRGPIIDGEALLMALMVDTLAGAALDVFDVEPLPAADPLRKLSNVILLPHIGYVVDDVYRVFFGEAVEDVLAFDAGSPLRVL, via the coding sequence ATGCGCGCTCGACTCACCATCCTCGACGACTATCAGTCGGTCGCCCTCGCCTCCGCCGACTGGAGCGCGGTCGCCGATAGCCACGACATCGACGTCGTGACGACGCACCTCGACGGCGATGAGCTGATCTCCCGGCTGGAGGCGTCGGAGATCGTCGTCGCCATGCGCGAGCGCACCGCCTTCCCTGCTTCGGTGCTGGCGCAGCTGCCAGACCTCAAGCTGCTCGTCACGACGGGGATGGCGAACGCGGCGATCGACCTCTCGGCAGCTCACGAGCAGGGCGTCGTCGTCAGCGGCACCGGCGGATCAGGCCGCGAGGTCGCCGAGCTGACCATGGGCCTCATCGTGTCACTCGCCCGCCACATCATCACCGAAGACCGCTCGATGCACGAGGGCGGCTGGCAGCACACCGTCGGCACCCGGATCGAGGGCAAGACCCTCGGGCTCGTGGGCCTCGGCAAGCAGGGCGCCTGGGCGGCCGAGCTCGCGAACGCCTTCAGGATGCGAGTGGTCGCCTGGAGCCCACACCTCACCCCCGCGCGTGCGGCTGCGCACGGCGCGACCGCCGTCAGCAAAGAAGAGCTGTTCGCGACCAGCGACTTCGTCTCGGTGCACATGCCCCTCACCGACTCCACGCGCGGCCTCATCGGTGCCGAAGAGCTCGCCACGATGAAGGAGACCGCGTACATCGTCAACACCTCGCGCGGGCCGATCATCGACGGGGAGGCCCTCCTGATGGCGCTGATGGTCGACACGCTCGCCGGTGCCGCCCTCGACGTGTTCGACGTCGAGCCGCTGCCCGCGGCCGACCCTCTGCGGAAGCTCTCGAACGTGATCCTGCTGCCCCACATCGGCTACGTCGTCGACGACGTCTACCGCGTCTTCTTCGGCGAGGCCGTCGAAGACGTCTTGGCGTTCGACGCCGGATCGCCTCTGCGCGTGCTGTAG
- a CDS encoding fumarylacetoacetate hydrolase family protein, which produces MTYVFSPTAVPSLAVAGSADLFPVRRILCVGRNYADHAREMGSDPDREPPFFFSKPGDAILPASGTVPYPTQTSRLEYEVELVVAIGVGGSSIPATSALDHVWGYGVGVDLTRRDLQQQAKDTRRPWDVSKGFDASAPVTPLIPAASLAGGPGAGRIWLAVNGGVQQDGDLADMIWPVADIVAAASRSWRLAPGDLIFTGTPSGVGPVSPGDAVTGGVAGIGSFEFTIGAAPAA; this is translated from the coding sequence ATGACCTACGTCTTCTCGCCTACTGCCGTCCCGTCGCTCGCCGTGGCCGGCTCCGCCGACCTGTTCCCGGTGCGGCGCATCCTGTGCGTCGGCCGCAACTACGCCGACCACGCCCGCGAGATGGGCAGCGACCCCGACCGTGAGCCGCCGTTCTTCTTCTCGAAGCCGGGAGACGCGATCCTGCCGGCGTCGGGCACGGTGCCCTACCCGACGCAGACGTCTCGGCTGGAGTACGAGGTCGAGCTGGTCGTCGCCATCGGCGTCGGCGGCTCGTCGATCCCCGCGACGTCCGCGCTCGACCACGTGTGGGGGTACGGCGTCGGAGTCGACCTCACGCGGCGCGACCTGCAGCAGCAGGCCAAAGACACCCGACGGCCGTGGGACGTGTCGAAGGGGTTCGACGCGTCGGCCCCGGTGACCCCGCTGATTCCGGCAGCATCTCTGGCAGGTGGGCCGGGCGCCGGGCGGATCTGGCTCGCGGTCAACGGCGGCGTGCAGCAGGACGGCGACCTCGCCGACATGATCTGGCCCGTCGCCGACATCGTCGCCGCGGCCTCCCGCTCGTGGCGGCTGGCGCCGGGCGACCTGATCTTCACCGGCACGCCCTCGGGGGTCGGCCCTGTGTCGCCCGGCGACGCCGTCACCGGCGGCGTGGCCGGCATCGGCTCGTTCGAGTTCACGATCGGCGCCGCTCCCGCCGCCTGA
- a CDS encoding VOC family protein encodes MHALAAWWSETLGWPITYDADDEVEVSPATTLDVASASVQPSRPTLSPTLTFVSVPEGKTVENRLHVDLAPGPDDDQAADVQALVDRGATRIDIGQGSDITWVVLADPEGNEF; translated from the coding sequence GTGCACGCTCTGGCAGCGTGGTGGAGCGAGACTCTCGGCTGGCCGATCACCTACGATGCCGACGACGAGGTCGAGGTCTCGCCGGCCACCACGCTCGACGTGGCCTCGGCGAGCGTGCAACCGAGCCGGCCCACGCTGTCGCCGACGCTCACTTTCGTTTCCGTGCCCGAGGGCAAGACCGTCGAGAACCGCTTGCACGTCGACCTCGCGCCCGGTCCCGACGACGACCAGGCAGCCGACGTCCAGGCGCTCGTCGACCGCGGCGCCACCCGCATCGACATCGGCCAGGGCTCGGACATCACGTGGGTCGTGCTCGCCGACCCCGAGGGCAACGAGTTCTGA
- a CDS encoding DeoR/GlpR family DNA-binding transcription regulator codes for MYALERHDSITELLRVEGRVVVADLAARFDVTTETIRRDLDSLEQAGLLQRVHGGAVASGHTSVSELSFDERQGQQTPGKAAIARAAAHLVPPTFVGSVAIDAGTTTAAVAAELASWQPSEAGRLLTVITNAVPIAAMLQHSPHIDLRLLGGRVRGLTSAAVGTATVEQVAALRPDIAFVGSNGISAGFGLSTPDELEGAVKTAYVRAARRVVAVVDSTKHGAEALTRFARLDEVDTLITEVAPPADLAGALAESGVEVIVA; via the coding sequence ATGTACGCACTGGAGCGACACGACTCGATCACCGAGCTGCTCCGCGTCGAGGGGCGCGTCGTCGTCGCCGACCTCGCCGCCCGGTTCGACGTGACGACCGAGACCATCCGGCGCGACCTCGACTCGCTCGAACAGGCCGGCCTTCTGCAGCGCGTGCACGGTGGTGCGGTCGCAAGCGGCCACACGAGCGTCTCCGAGCTCAGCTTCGACGAGCGGCAGGGGCAGCAGACGCCGGGCAAGGCCGCCATCGCCCGCGCCGCCGCACACCTCGTGCCGCCGACGTTCGTGGGCTCCGTCGCCATCGACGCCGGCACGACGACCGCGGCCGTGGCGGCCGAGCTCGCGTCGTGGCAGCCGTCCGAGGCGGGCCGCCTGCTCACCGTCATCACGAATGCGGTGCCCATCGCCGCGATGCTCCAGCACAGCCCTCACATCGACCTGCGGCTGCTCGGCGGCCGCGTCCGAGGCCTGACGAGCGCGGCCGTCGGCACCGCGACTGTCGAGCAGGTCGCAGCCCTCCGCCCCGACATCGCGTTCGTCGGGTCGAACGGCATCAGCGCCGGCTTCGGCCTGTCGACCCCCGACGAGCTCGAGGGCGCGGTGAAGACCGCGTACGTGCGGGCGGCGAGGCGTGTCGTCGCCGTCGTGGACTCGACCAAGCACGGCGCCGAAGCCCTCACCCGCTTCGCCCGGCTCGACGAGGTCGACACGCTCATCACCGAGGTCGCGCCGCCGGCCGATCTCGCCGGCGCCCTGGCCGAATCCGGAGTCGAGGTGATCGTCGCGTGA
- a CDS encoding 1-phosphofructokinase family hexose kinase gives MIITLTPNPSLDRTIELSAPLARGAVQRSVRTTDEPGGKGVNVSRAIAASGGDTVAILPGALDDPVLVGLRARSVSTVSLPIDGRLRANVTLTEPDGTTTKINEPGPDLGPHSIALLDLVVEHAASADWLVLAGSLPPGLPDDFLAGVVHAVRLVHGDRAPRIAVDSSGAPFRCLLDSGVPVDLVKPNADELAEVVGGDPAHYESDRDAAVAGARLLQARGVGAVLLTLGAQGAVLVDGDGAWFAAAPAITALSTVGAGDSSLAGYLLADEAGATAPRRLAQAVASGAAAASLPGSVVPTLDQTHPEQIDVVAFGRTAEAR, from the coding sequence GTGATCATCACCCTCACCCCCAACCCCTCGCTCGACCGCACCATCGAGCTCTCCGCACCCCTGGCCCGCGGGGCCGTGCAACGCTCCGTCCGCACCACGGACGAGCCCGGCGGCAAAGGCGTCAACGTGTCGCGGGCGATCGCGGCATCAGGAGGCGACACCGTCGCCATCCTGCCGGGCGCCCTCGACGACCCCGTGCTGGTGGGTTTGCGCGCCCGCTCGGTGAGCACGGTGTCGCTGCCCATCGACGGGCGGCTACGAGCGAACGTCACACTGACCGAGCCCGACGGCACCACGACCAAGATCAACGAGCCCGGGCCCGACCTCGGGCCGCACTCGATCGCACTGCTCGACCTCGTCGTCGAGCACGCCGCGAGCGCCGACTGGCTGGTGCTCGCCGGCTCGCTTCCGCCCGGGCTGCCCGACGACTTCCTCGCCGGCGTCGTGCACGCGGTGCGGCTCGTCCACGGCGACCGCGCCCCGCGCATCGCCGTCGACTCGTCGGGGGCGCCGTTCCGCTGCCTTCTCGACTCCGGCGTGCCCGTCGACCTGGTGAAACCCAACGCCGACGAACTGGCGGAGGTCGTCGGCGGCGACCCGGCCCACTACGAGTCGGATCGCGACGCCGCGGTGGCGGGTGCCCGGCTCCTGCAGGCGCGAGGTGTCGGGGCCGTGCTTCTGACGCTCGGAGCCCAGGGCGCCGTGCTGGTCGACGGCGACGGCGCGTGGTTCGCCGCAGCCCCCGCCATCACCGCCCTCTCGACCGTCGGCGCCGGCGACTCGTCGCTCGCGGGCTACCTGCTCGCCGACGAGGCGGGCGCGACCGCACCACGTCGGCTCGCCCAGGCCGTCGCATCCGGGGCGGCCGCGGCGTCGCTGCCCGGCAGCGTCGTGCCGACCCTCGACCAGACCCACCCCGAGCAGATCGACGTCGTCGCCTTCGGCCGCACCGCCGAGGCGCGCTGA